In a genomic window of Nodosilinea sp. PGN35:
- a CDS encoding GUN4 domain-containing protein has translation MVDDEYESQADLAARLEALEARLDGYIQQGLTERIARLEDALTLVTDVERYQPLQRLLKTGKLLEADEETVRVILQVAGTPDREDLTPDAVRLFPCSTLRVIDRLWTTYTGGRFGFSVQLQIYQSVGGTLETALAQDTAILHRLGEQVGWRQNDQWKTIDQARHDLDDPVGCYPVVWWDSPYGAKMVNYFLSRLFTCGL, from the coding sequence ATGGTTGATGATGAGTACGAGTCTCAGGCTGATCTGGCTGCGCGTCTAGAGGCCCTAGAGGCCAGGCTAGACGGCTACATTCAGCAGGGCTTAACCGAGCGCATTGCCCGTCTAGAAGATGCACTCACGCTGGTAACCGACGTAGAGCGCTACCAGCCCCTGCAGCGACTGCTCAAAACCGGCAAGCTGCTAGAGGCCGACGAAGAGACCGTGCGGGTTATTTTGCAGGTGGCGGGCACGCCCGACCGCGAAGACCTGACGCCCGACGCCGTTCGCCTGTTTCCGTGCAGCACGCTGCGCGTGATCGATCGCCTGTGGACTACCTACACGGGCGGGCGCTTTGGCTTCAGCGTGCAGCTCCAAATCTACCAGAGCGTGGGCGGCACCCTGGAGACCGCCTTGGCCCAGGACACCGCCATTCTCCACCGCCTCGGTGAACAGGTGGGCTGGCGTCAAAATGACCAGTGGAAAACCATCGATCAGGCCCGCCACGACCTGGACGACCCCGTGGGCTGCTATCCCGTCGTCTGGTGGGATTCCCCCTACGGAGCCAAAATGGTCAACTACTTTCTCAGCCGTCTGTTTACCTGCGGTCTGTAG
- a CDS encoding ABC transporter permease, translated as MSTTLPTPSPRREAAPGLENSELKAWKAELIKSQGLVSGAFVQETLAMARRLFIQLQRRPTTLVAGVIQPLIWLVLFGALFQNVPAGLFGESRNYGQFLGAGIIVFTAFGGALNAGLPVMFDREFGFLNRFLVAPLASRYSIVVASALFIAALSLVQTAAILALSAVLGAGLPSLPGLLLVLFIVMTLVLGVTALSLGLTFALPGHIELIGVIFVTNLPLLFSSTALVPLEFMPRWLQVVASLNPLTYAIEPIRYVYLHPTWGLGSTVLQTPFAAVSVGACLAVLVVFCGFALGLIQPLLRRRIA; from the coding sequence ATGAGTACCACCCTCCCCACCCCATCCCCCCGTCGCGAGGCTGCCCCCGGCCTTGAAAACTCAGAACTCAAAGCCTGGAAGGCGGAGCTGATTAAATCCCAGGGGCTCGTCTCCGGAGCCTTTGTGCAGGAGACCTTGGCCATGGCTCGGCGGCTGTTTATTCAGCTCCAGCGCCGCCCCACCACCCTGGTGGCGGGAGTAATACAGCCCTTGATTTGGCTGGTGCTGTTTGGGGCACTGTTTCAAAACGTGCCCGCCGGGCTGTTTGGCGAGAGCCGCAACTACGGGCAGTTTTTGGGGGCGGGCATCATTGTGTTCACCGCCTTTGGCGGAGCACTAAACGCCGGGCTGCCGGTCATGTTTGACCGCGAGTTTGGCTTTTTGAACCGATTTTTGGTGGCACCTTTAGCCTCGCGCTACTCCATTGTGGTGGCGTCAGCGCTGTTTATTGCCGCCCTGAGCCTGGTGCAGACGGCGGCAATTCTGGCTCTCAGCGCGGTCTTGGGGGCAGGGCTACCCAGCCTGCCGGGGCTGCTGCTGGTGCTGTTTATTGTCATGACTCTGGTTTTGGGGGTAACGGCCCTCAGCCTGGGGTTGACCTTTGCCCTACCCGGCCACATCGAACTGATTGGGGTAATTTTCGTCACCAATCTACCGCTGCTGTTTTCTAGCACGGCCCTGGTGCCGCTGGAGTTTATGCCTCGGTGGTTGCAGGTGGTGGCCAGCCTCAACCCTCTCACCTACGCCATCGAGCCCATCCGCTACGTCTATCTGCATCCCACCTGGGGCCTGGGCAGCACTGTGCTCCAGACTCCCTTTGCGGCGGTGTCGGTAGGGGCCTGTCTGGCAGTTTTGGTGGTGTTCTGCGGTTTTGCCCTGGGGCTGATTCAGCCACTGCTGCGCCGCCGCATTGCCTGA
- a CDS encoding ATP-binding cassette domain-containing protein, protein MGAAVSIQNLKKFYGAVEAVRDVSLTIEPGEIFGLLGPNGAGKTTTIRCLCTLATPDSGTLEVMGVSVVEQPRLVRQYLGYIAQEVALDKVLTGRELLQLQAAIYHMPKGVSGRRIDQMIDLLDLGDWADQKTGTYSGGLRKRLDLALGLLHQPDVLVLDEPTVGLDIETRAAVWTFLRQLRAAGTTVLITSHYLEEVDALADRVAIIDRGQVIASGTPSELKDKIGGDRITLRIREFTADDEADQAQAMLSNLPFVREVIVNAAQGNSLNLVVDRQPDVLLTVQQALKAAHLPVFSIAQSRPSLDDVYLAATGRTLMDAELAAVGQRDLKKEKKQAMQGR, encoded by the coding sequence ATGGGCGCAGCGGTATCGATTCAAAACCTGAAGAAGTTCTACGGGGCGGTGGAGGCGGTGCGCGATGTGTCGCTCACCATTGAGCCGGGCGAAATTTTTGGCCTGCTGGGGCCGAACGGGGCGGGCAAAACCACCACCATTCGCTGCCTCTGCACCCTGGCCACCCCCGACAGCGGCACCCTAGAAGTAATGGGGGTCTCGGTGGTTGAGCAGCCTCGGCTGGTGCGCCAGTACCTGGGCTACATCGCCCAGGAGGTGGCTTTAGACAAGGTGCTCACCGGGCGGGAACTGCTTCAGCTCCAGGCCGCTATCTACCACATGCCCAAGGGGGTCTCGGGTCGCCGCATCGACCAAATGATTGACCTGCTTGACCTGGGCGACTGGGCCGACCAGAAGACCGGCACCTACTCGGGCGGCTTGAGAAAGCGCCTCGACTTGGCGTTGGGCCTCCTGCACCAGCCCGATGTGCTCGTGCTAGATGAACCCACCGTGGGCCTCGACATTGAGACCCGCGCGGCGGTGTGGACGTTTCTGCGTCAGCTGCGGGCGGCGGGCACCACCGTTCTCATCACCAGCCACTACTTAGAGGAGGTCGATGCCCTGGCCGACCGGGTGGCTATTATCGATCGCGGTCAGGTGATCGCCTCGGGCACCCCCAGCGAACTCAAGGACAAGATTGGGGGCGATCGCATCACCCTACGCATTCGCGAATTTACCGCCGACGATGAGGCCGACCAGGCCCAGGCCATGCTGTCAAACCTGCCCTTCGTGCGCGAGGTGATCGTCAACGCCGCCCAGGGCAACTCGCTCAACCTAGTGGTCGATCGCCAGCCAGACGTATTGCTGACGGTGCAGCAAGCGCTCAAAGCCGCCCATCTGCCGGTGTTTAGCATTGCCCAATCGCGCCCCAGCCTCGATGACGTTTACCTGGCCGCCACGGGCCGCACCCTGATGGATGCGGAACTGGCCGCCGTTGGCCAGCGCGACCTGAAGAAAGAAAAGAAACAGGCTATGCAGGGACGTTAG
- a CDS encoding heme o synthase, with translation MNQTTTWNAPTRHHESFKAVVQSYVQLTKPRIIPLLLIETAAAMGVASQGEIDPVLLLVTLLSGTLAAASAQTINCVYDRDIDYDMERTRHRPLPSGRIQVRDALVFAGVLAVLSFALQALVANLLSAGLAMVGIAIYVGVYTHWLKRSSPQNIVIGGAAGAIPPLVGWAAVTGDLPLAAWLFFAIVFIWTPPHFWGLAMLIQDDYAKVNVPMMPVVVGDRATAQQIWYYTLVLVPLTLMMTFPLGATGAVYAAIALLLGIMFIQRAWALLKAPSDRDLAKGLFKFSILYMMLLSAAMVVDSWPVTRGAVAAVSAHLQPLASLLPF, from the coding sequence ATGAACCAGACCACCACATGGAACGCTCCTACTCGGCACCACGAGTCCTTTAAGGCCGTTGTGCAGAGCTATGTGCAGCTCACCAAGCCTCGCATCATTCCCCTGCTGCTGATCGAGACGGCGGCGGCCATGGGAGTGGCAAGCCAGGGTGAGATCGATCCAGTGCTGCTGCTGGTGACGCTGCTGAGCGGCACCCTGGCGGCGGCTTCGGCCCAAACCATTAACTGCGTCTACGATCGCGACATTGACTACGACATGGAGCGCACCCGCCACCGCCCCCTGCCCTCGGGTCGCATACAGGTGCGCGATGCCCTGGTGTTTGCCGGGGTGCTGGCGGTGCTGTCCTTTGCTCTGCAAGCCCTGGTGGCTAACCTGCTCAGCGCCGGGCTGGCCATGGTGGGGATTGCCATCTACGTCGGGGTCTACACCCACTGGCTAAAGCGGTCGTCGCCCCAAAATATCGTCATCGGCGGCGCTGCCGGAGCGATTCCGCCCCTGGTGGGCTGGGCGGCGGTGACGGGCGATTTGCCCCTGGCGGCGTGGCTGTTTTTTGCCATTGTGTTTATCTGGACGCCGCCCCACTTCTGGGGGCTGGCCATGCTGATTCAAGACGACTATGCCAAAGTCAACGTGCCGATGATGCCCGTCGTGGTGGGCGATCGGGCCACGGCTCAGCAGATCTGGTACTACACCCTGGTGCTGGTGCCCCTGACGCTAATGATGACCTTTCCCCTGGGGGCCACCGGGGCGGTTTACGCGGCGATCGCCCTGCTGCTAGGAATCATGTTTATCCAGCGGGCCTGGGCGCTGCTGAAGGCACCGAGCGATCGCGACCTGGCTAAAGGGCTATTTAAGTTCTCGATTCTCTACATGATGCTGCTGTCGGCGGCCATGGTGGTCGATAGCTGGCCGGTGACGCGGGGGGCGGTGGCGGCTGTCTCCGCGCATCTGCAACCCTTGGCTAGCCTGCTGCCGTTTTAG
- a CDS encoding heme A synthase: protein MAANFPSFLSPATAREALWPTTNLVPTPTDRLRRLIWKIAFATLALMAVGSATRVMNAGLACPDWPLCYGQLVPQQQMNLQVFLEWFHRLDAALIGLSTLWLVALSLWYRRQVPGWLPWAAVGALALIGVQGALGGLTVTQLLRFDIVTAHLGTALLFFSAMLTMACCLLPYRSTGTVGRLPWLGLVALAVVYTQCLLGGLVGSRWAAHQCLGLRELCQVMNSHLLGILPTTALVLALTWTVWCTPALTYPLRRLGSLASVLLVFQLVMGIATFRLRLQVEPLTVAHHTLGAALVGVLVCFTVLAWRDARSDVSQNRLNSLPSEARSTAAAAAVEA from the coding sequence ATGGCCGCAAATTTCCCCTCGTTTTTATCCCCGGCTACGGCCCGTGAAGCGCTGTGGCCCACCACCAACCTTGTTCCCACCCCGACCGATCGCCTTCGGCGGCTGATTTGGAAAATTGCCTTTGCCACCCTTGCCCTGATGGCCGTGGGCAGCGCCACCCGGGTGATGAATGCAGGCCTGGCCTGCCCCGACTGGCCCCTGTGTTACGGCCAGCTGGTGCCCCAGCAGCAGATGAACCTTCAGGTATTTCTGGAGTGGTTTCACCGGCTGGACGCCGCGCTGATTGGCCTCAGCACCCTGTGGCTGGTTGCCCTCAGCCTGTGGTATCGGCGGCAGGTGCCCGGCTGGTTGCCCTGGGCGGCGGTGGGAGCCCTGGCGCTGATCGGTGTGCAGGGAGCCCTCGGCGGTCTGACCGTAACCCAGCTGCTGCGCTTTGATATTGTCACCGCCCACCTGGGTACGGCGCTCTTGTTCTTCAGCGCCATGCTGACGATGGCCTGCTGTCTGTTGCCCTACCGCAGTACCGGCACCGTGGGTCGCCTGCCCTGGCTGGGCCTGGTCGCGCTGGCGGTGGTCTATACCCAGTGCCTGCTGGGGGGGCTGGTGGGGTCGCGCTGGGCTGCCCACCAGTGCCTGGGCCTCAGGGAACTGTGCCAGGTGATGAATAGCCATCTGCTGGGCATTTTGCCCACCACCGCCCTGGTGCTAGCTCTGACCTGGACGGTGTGGTGTACCCCAGCGCTCACCTATCCCCTGCGGCGGTTGGGCAGCCTGGCCAGCGTGCTGCTGGTGTTTCAGCTGGTCATGGGGATTGCCACGTTTCGCCTGAGGCTCCAGGTTGAGCCCTTGACCGTGGCCCACCACACCCTGGGAGCGGCGCTAGTTGGCGTCCTGGTGTGCTTTACGGTGCTAGCCTGGCGCGATGCGCGCAGCGATGTCTCCCAGAATCGCCTCAACTCCCTGCCCAGCGAGGCCCGCTCGACCGCCGCAGCGGCTGCCGTCGAGGCCTAG
- a CDS encoding alpha/beta hydrolase, with product MVGTATDGADKRAIAEDGTPAVADREIYFISGLGADWRVFQRLQLEGYRPVHILWQHPQRRESIEQYAQRLLEQVTTEHPILVGLSFGGLMAIEMAKLCHPAQVIVISSATTGAQIPTYFKVFRWLPVQLVVPFKQLLWAVHWLLNWLFGLNDRDDCSLFKQVLVDTDPWFLKWAISRVVGWRNQVVPEGLVQIHGGSDRVFPWGHRSADVVVPGGGHLMVLNRAEELSQLLMHTLATSPVES from the coding sequence ATGGTAGGCACCGCCACCGACGGGGCAGACAAGCGGGCGATCGCCGAGGACGGCACCCCGGCGGTTGCCGATCGCGAAATCTACTTCATCAGCGGCCTCGGTGCCGACTGGCGAGTGTTTCAGCGTCTACAGCTAGAGGGCTACCGGCCCGTACATATTCTCTGGCAGCACCCCCAGCGTCGAGAATCCATCGAGCAGTATGCCCAGCGCCTGCTGGAGCAGGTCACCACCGAACACCCGATTTTGGTCGGACTTTCCTTTGGCGGGCTGATGGCGATCGAAATGGCCAAGCTGTGCCATCCGGCCCAGGTGATTGTGATCTCGAGCGCCACCACCGGGGCACAAATTCCGACCTATTTTAAGGTGTTTCGCTGGCTGCCGGTGCAGCTGGTGGTGCCCTTTAAGCAGCTGCTGTGGGCGGTGCACTGGCTGCTGAACTGGCTGTTTGGCCTCAACGATCGCGACGACTGCTCCCTGTTTAAGCAGGTGTTGGTGGATACCGACCCCTGGTTTCTCAAGTGGGCCATCAGCCGGGTAGTGGGCTGGCGTAACCAGGTGGTGCCCGAAGGTCTGGTGCAGATTCACGGGGGGAGCGATCGCGTCTTTCCCTGGGGCCATCGCAGCGCCGATGTGGTGGTGCCCGGCGGTGGTCACCTGATGGTGCTCAACCGGGCCGAAGAGCTGTCTCAGCTGCTGATGCACACCCTGGCCACGAGTCCGGTGGAGAGCTAG
- a CDS encoding alpha/beta fold hydrolase, which yields MPFSAEIPLRTGRRALPSGNLFWHEGGRPQAETVIFLHGAWQDSTEWLPVMQRLPGYHCLAPDLLGFGESWRQGKTPYSVALQVEALHSLLSALRLHRFRLVGHSLGAWVAGQYALTYPEQVESLAVLAPEGVSDRGLRSRWRRDRWLVAPWSPLPLVLPWLGKAPWARALRDRRRCLRQSPAACTMLFQRRTAAIHGELLQQGLSQLWLPTLVVESAAADSITHQLTRTWLRLLPNPQHRELAAAATPLGVDAIEFAAALDQLQRPSLPLQTPVETAPAAAPPSSRML from the coding sequence ATGCCGTTTTCCGCCGAGATTCCCCTTCGCACTGGCCGCAGGGCGCTCCCCAGCGGCAACCTGTTTTGGCATGAGGGCGGCAGGCCCCAGGCAGAAACGGTGATTTTTTTGCACGGGGCCTGGCAGGACAGCACCGAGTGGCTGCCGGTCATGCAGCGCCTGCCCGGCTACCACTGCCTGGCCCCCGACCTGCTGGGCTTCGGCGAATCGTGGCGGCAGGGCAAAACCCCCTACTCCGTCGCTCTCCAGGTGGAGGCGCTGCACAGTCTGTTGAGCGCTCTGCGCCTGCATCGATTTCGACTGGTGGGTCACTCGCTGGGAGCCTGGGTGGCGGGGCAGTACGCCCTCACCTACCCCGAGCAGGTGGAGAGTCTGGCGGTGCTGGCCCCCGAGGGGGTGAGCGATCGCGGTCTGCGGAGCCGCTGGCGGCGCGATCGCTGGCTGGTGGCTCCCTGGTCGCCTTTGCCCCTGGTACTGCCCTGGTTGGGAAAGGCCCCCTGGGCTAGGGCACTGCGCGATCGCCGCCGCTGTCTGCGCCAGTCCCCCGCCGCCTGCACAATGTTATTTCAGCGCCGCACCGCCGCTATCCACGGCGAGCTGCTCCAGCAGGGGCTCAGCCAGCTGTGGCTGCCGACCCTGGTGGTAGAATCTGCCGCCGCCGACTCCATCACTCATCAGCTCACCCGCACCTGGCTGCGCCTGCTGCCCAACCCCCAGCACCGCGAACTCGCCGCCGCCGCCACGCCCCTGGGGGTAGACGCGATAGAATTTGCGGCGGCCCTCGACCAGCTCCAACGCCCCAGCCTGCCCTTGCAGACGCCTGTGGAAACCGCCCCAGCCGCCGCCCCGCCCTCGTCAAGAATGCTCTAG
- a CDS encoding NUDIX hydrolase: MAYFAHILRTLLGLLLRRPILGTCVIPLLANGTIVLVRRRDNGLWGLPGGIVDWGEDVLAAAARELKEEAGLQTVGLERLVGVYSQPGRDPRFHSVCVTVAVRVTGRPYPADPREILEASSFTRDDLPWDRLSHDHRQHLQDFFKGETVLA, from the coding sequence ATGGCCTACTTTGCCCATATCCTGCGTACCCTGCTGGGGCTGCTGCTGCGCCGACCCATTCTGGGCACCTGCGTCATTCCGCTGCTGGCCAATGGCACCATTGTGCTGGTGCGTCGCCGCGACAACGGCCTGTGGGGCCTGCCCGGCGGCATTGTGGACTGGGGGGAAGATGTGCTCGCCGCCGCCGCCCGCGAGCTCAAAGAAGAGGCCGGGCTGCAAACCGTGGGGCTAGAGCGCCTGGTGGGGGTGTATTCCCAGCCGGGGCGCGATCCCCGGTTTCATTCGGTGTGCGTTACGGTGGCGGTGCGGGTGACGGGGCGGCCCTATCCAGCCGATCCTCGAGAGATTTTGGAGGCCAGCTCGTTTACCCGCGACGACCTGCCGTGGGATCGCCTCTCCCACGACCATCGCCAGCATTTGCAAGATTTCTTTAAGGGAGAAACGGTTTTAGCCTAA
- the bcp gene encoding thioredoxin-dependent thiol peroxidase has product MTLSVGDPAPDFSLPDATGKTYSLADLKGQRVVLYFYPRDNTPGCTKEACGFRDRYADYQGKDAVVLGVSTDDAKSHSKFIDKFSLPFPLLVDEGGEVASRYGVYGLKKFMGKEYMGITRSTFIIGSDGTLEKIYLKVKAETHADEVLTDLDTL; this is encoded by the coding sequence ATGACCCTTTCCGTTGGCGACCCCGCCCCCGACTTTAGCCTGCCCGACGCGACCGGCAAAACCTATAGCCTGGCCGACCTCAAGGGCCAGCGGGTGGTGCTGTACTTTTACCCCCGCGACAACACCCCCGGCTGCACCAAAGAAGCCTGCGGGTTCCGCGATCGCTACGCCGACTACCAGGGCAAAGATGCCGTTGTGCTGGGGGTGAGCACCGACGATGCCAAATCCCACAGCAAATTTATTGACAAGTTCAGCCTGCCCTTTCCGCTGCTGGTGGACGAGGGCGGTGAAGTGGCCAGCCGCTACGGCGTTTATGGCCTGAAAAAGTTCATGGGTAAAGAATATATGGGTATTACCCGCAGTACATTTATCATCGGCTCCGACGGCACCCTGGAGAAAATCTACCTCAAGGTCAAAGCCGAAACCCACGCCGACGAGGTGCTCACCGACCTGGACACCCTCTAG
- a CDS encoding SDR family oxidoreductase, with protein sequence MPVSIADQIVLITGASSGIGAACARALAVTGARLILAARRAEPLQALAKELERQGVDVLTVVLDVRQAEAVGEAIAGLPEAWQAIDILINNAGLSRGLDKQYEALLDDWETMIDTNIKGLLYVTRAVVPGMVARGRGHVVNVGSIAGRQTYPGGSVYCATKAAVRSLSEGLKLDLLGTPVRVTNIDPGLVETEFSLVRFGGDGDRAQAVYQGMTPLTGDDVADVIVFALTRPPHVNISDLLLLPTDQSSVFHTYRRAE encoded by the coding sequence ATGCCTGTCTCGATTGCCGACCAGATTGTTCTGATTACCGGTGCCAGCAGCGGCATTGGGGCAGCCTGCGCCCGAGCCCTGGCTGTCACCGGGGCTCGATTGATTTTGGCCGCCCGCCGTGCTGAGCCATTGCAGGCTTTGGCCAAGGAGCTTGAGCGGCAGGGGGTTGATGTGCTGACGGTGGTGCTGGACGTGCGCCAGGCGGAGGCCGTGGGGGAGGCGATCGCAGGGTTGCCCGAGGCCTGGCAGGCGATCGACATTTTGATCAACAACGCCGGGCTGAGTCGGGGGCTCGACAAACAGTACGAAGCCCTCCTCGACGACTGGGAGACCATGATCGACACCAACATCAAGGGGTTGCTCTACGTGACCCGCGCCGTGGTGCCGGGCATGGTGGCCCGGGGCCGGGGCCACGTGGTGAACGTCGGCTCGATCGCCGGACGGCAGACCTACCCCGGCGGCAGCGTCTACTGCGCCACCAAGGCCGCCGTGCGCTCCCTGTCTGAGGGCCTGAAGCTTGACCTACTGGGCACCCCGGTGCGGGTGACCAACATCGACCCCGGCCTGGTAGAAACCGAGTTTAGCCTGGTGCGCTTTGGCGGCGACGGCGATCGCGCCCAAGCTGTCTACCAGGGCATGACCCCGCTGACCGGCGACGATGTGGCCGATGTGATTGTGTTTGCCCTTACCCGTCCGCCCCACGTCAACATCAGCGACCTGCTGCTGCTGCCCACCGATCAGTCCTCGGTGTTTCACACCTACCGGCGGGCTGAATAA
- a CDS encoding ABC transporter permease, which translates to MATGALGWWGVPLGILAGTLRGSVPFLLVSLGECLTEKSGKINLGLEGTLLMGAMSAYAVSYLSAGVVGPTLAPWLGVLAAGVAGTGLGAIHGWLSQQPRVNDVAVGIAMIIFGSGLANFFGKPFIQPQAPQLPTIAAGGWSGLSQVQSALQISPLFLLGVAIVPLMSWFFKSTRWGLYVRAVGDSPDAALAMGISIFWVRMAAIVGGSFLAGIGGASLSLFYPGVWTERISSGQGLMAVALVIFARWQPWQCLWASLLFGGAQALGPAFQSVGIDSYYYLFNAAPYILTLVIMVITCSPKRTLSGAPGALGQGD; encoded by the coding sequence ATGGCGACAGGAGCACTGGGCTGGTGGGGCGTTCCCCTGGGTATTTTGGCGGGTACGCTGCGGGGCAGTGTTCCCTTTCTCTTGGTCAGTCTGGGCGAATGCCTGACGGAGAAAAGCGGCAAAATCAACCTGGGTTTGGAGGGCACCCTGCTGATGGGGGCGATGAGCGCCTACGCCGTCTCCTACCTGAGTGCAGGCGTTGTCGGCCCTACCCTGGCTCCCTGGCTGGGGGTGCTGGCGGCGGGGGTGGCGGGCACGGGGCTGGGGGCTATCCACGGCTGGCTGTCGCAGCAGCCCCGGGTCAACGATGTGGCGGTGGGCATCGCCATGATTATCTTCGGCAGCGGCCTGGCCAACTTTTTTGGCAAGCCCTTCATTCAGCCCCAGGCTCCTCAATTGCCCACCATCGCGGCGGGCGGCTGGAGCGGTCTCTCCCAGGTGCAGTCGGCGCTGCAAATTAGCCCGCTGTTTTTGCTGGGGGTGGCGATCGTGCCGCTGATGAGCTGGTTCTTTAAATCGACCCGCTGGGGGCTCTACGTGCGGGCGGTGGGCGACAGCCCCGACGCCGCCCTGGCCATGGGCATTTCAATTTTTTGGGTGCGGATGGCTGCGATCGTGGGAGGCAGCTTTTTGGCGGGCATCGGTGGAGCCAGCCTGTCGCTGTTTTACCCCGGCGTCTGGACGGAGCGCATCTCCAGCGGCCAGGGCCTGATGGCGGTGGCCCTGGTGATCTTTGCCCGCTGGCAGCCCTGGCAGTGCCTGTGGGCCTCGCTGCTGTTTGGCGGTGCCCAGGCCCTGGGGCCAGCGTTTCAGTCGGTGGGCATTGACTCGTACTACTATCTGTTCAATGCCGCCCCCTACATTCTGACCCTGGTGATTATGGTGATCACCTGCTCTCCCAAGCGCACCCTCAGCGGCGCACCAGGGGCCCTGGGCCAGGGCGATTAG
- a CDS encoding ABC transporter permease, whose translation MTIASTATRRRALESVALPMGAVLSALIIFGVFCALAGANPLAVYASIYRAAFGSWSAWQNTLLRASPLMLTALCTALPARLGLVIIGNEGALVVGGLAAVLVGLALGTSLPGGLVLSAMALGSLVAGGLWIMAAGALRHYRGVNETISSLLLNYIAIALMNHLVQGPLRDPAFVSKPSSFEIAPAAWLGTLPATRVHWGLVYGLVASALAYILIQRTTFGFAARTAGGNVRAARIAGLPVGKLTLAVCFLAGSCAGLAGMVEVAAVQKRLNESIVSNYGYAGILVAFVARHNPLATVLVSVLLGGILASGGILQRAHNLPDATVLVFQGIVFLCVLYSESLYGRFAVFQEREAQPEGAVASV comes from the coding sequence ATGACTATAGCGTCTACAGCAACCAGGCGACGAGCGCTGGAGTCGGTGGCGCTGCCCATGGGGGCGGTGCTGTCGGCCCTGATAATCTTTGGGGTGTTTTGCGCCCTGGCCGGGGCCAACCCCCTGGCGGTGTATGCCTCTATCTATCGGGCCGCCTTCGGCAGCTGGAGCGCCTGGCAAAATACCCTGCTGCGCGCCTCTCCGCTGATGCTGACGGCCCTGTGCACGGCCCTACCCGCCCGGCTGGGGCTGGTGATTATTGGCAACGAGGGGGCGCTGGTGGTCGGGGGACTGGCGGCGGTGCTGGTGGGACTGGCCCTGGGGACAAGCCTGCCCGGCGGCCTGGTGCTCTCGGCCATGGCCCTGGGCAGCCTGGTGGCAGGCGGCCTGTGGATTATGGCGGCAGGGGCCCTGCGCCACTACCGAGGGGTAAATGAAACCATCAGCAGTCTGCTGCTCAACTATATTGCGATCGCCCTGATGAACCACCTTGTGCAAGGGCCCCTGCGCGACCCCGCCTTTGTCAGCAAGCCCTCCAGCTTCGAAATTGCCCCGGCGGCCTGGCTGGGCACCCTGCCCGCCACCCGCGTTCACTGGGGGCTGGTCTACGGTCTGGTGGCCTCGGCGCTGGCCTACATTTTGATTCAGCGCACTACCTTTGGCTTTGCCGCCCGCACCGCCGGGGGCAACGTGCGCGCCGCCCGCATCGCCGGGCTGCCGGTGGGCAAGCTCACCCTGGCGGTGTGCTTCTTGGCGGGCTCCTGCGCCGGGCTGGCGGGCATGGTCGAAGTCGCCGCCGTGCAAAAGCGGCTGAACGAGTCGATTGTGTCGAACTACGGCTACGCCGGAATCTTGGTGGCCTTTGTGGCCCGCCACAACCCCCTGGCCACGGTGCTGGTGTCGGTGCTGCTGGGGGGCATCCTGGCCAGCGGCGGCATTTTGCAGCGCGCCCACAACCTGCCCGATGCCACGGTGCTGGTCTTTCAGGGCATCGTGTTTCTCTGCGTGCTCTACAGCGAGTCGCTCTATGGGCGGTTCGCCGTGTTTCAGGAGCGAGAGGCCCAGCCCGAGGGGGCGGTGGCCTCGGTGTAG